The proteins below come from a single Takifugu flavidus isolate HTHZ2018 chromosome 6, ASM371156v2, whole genome shotgun sequence genomic window:
- the polr1e gene encoding DNA-directed RNA polymerase I subunit RPA49 isoform X3: MQQPLYYVGVLNKKTMQMEVHSAQVFNLCPIIPGETVETTKAQDTSLSYRDKVDSLVEAFGTSKQKRSLNSRRLNQVCSETLHHAVAKAADTVIEQKGLEALQQEVAESQEELALHLPPCYADADTPENVYLFEDLLSPAEFEALEEGGAKMAALTPEELQKMRDDRQCLCAVNILENMQTAGEEMRDKMSRCAYYLSLLLKLAQQKYVARKFGKEQGCPRIIQSKLFRNFTVETFNNGRVQNFVTSSMHSKLAAYCLALLLHVGHMTADLTLLHRDLGITEARMIEVAKSMRLTLIRPPRVQDPEAGLQDTNAHKQAALVLPLVSYEQFRDRPKRRKMR, translated from the exons ATGCAACAACCTTT GTATTATGTTGGGGTGTTGAACAAGAAAACCATGCAAATGGAGGTGCATAGTGCGCAGGTCTTCAACTTGTGCCCTATTATACCAG GTGAAACAGTAGAGACAACAAAGGCTCAGGACACTTCCTTGTCATACAGAGACAAG GTTGACTCGTTGGTTGAGGCTTTTGGCACCAGCAAACAGAAGAGATCTCTGAACTCACGCAGGCTGAACCAGGTGTGCAGCGAAACTCTGCACCACGCAGTGGCTAAAGCTGCCGACACCGTGATTGAGCAGAAGGGACTGGAAG CTTTGCAACAAGAAGTGGCCGAGTCGCAGGAAGAGCTGGCTCTCCACCTGCCCCCCTGCTATGCTGACGCTGACACCCCCGAGAACGTCTACCTATTTGAAGATC TTCTGAGTCCAGCTGAGTTTGAAGCTCTGGAGGAGGGTGGAGCCAAGATGGCAGCCCTGACCcctgaggagctgcagaagatgAGAGATGACAGACA GTGTCTGTGTGCTGTGAACATTCTTGAGAATATGCAAACTGCTGGTGAAGAGATGAGGGATAAAATGTCACGCTGTGCATATTACCTCTCACTGCTCCTCAAGCTGGCGCAGCAGAAATATGTTGCTCGAAAGT TTGGGAAGGAGCAAGGCTGTCCTCGCATCATTCAGAGCAAACTGTTCAGAAACTTCACTGTGGAGACTTTCAACAATGGCAG AGTCCAGAACTTTGTAACTTCATCCATGCATTCAAAATTAGCAGCCTACTGTCTGGCCCTGCTGCTGCatgtgggtcacatgaccgctGACCTCACCTTACTACATCGTGATCTGGGAATCACAGAGGCCAG AATGATCGAAGTAGCAAAGTCTATGAGACTGACTCTAATTAGACCGCCTCGGGTCCAGGATCCCGAGGCTGGACTGCaagacacaaacgcacacaaacaGGCCGCCCTCGTTCTTCCCCTGGTCTCATACGAACAGTTCAGGGACAGACCGAAACGTCGGAAAATGCGCTAA
- the polr1e gene encoding DNA-directed RNA polymerase I subunit RPA49 isoform X2, with protein MYKNTDEINPRKKHRRILVAESERLSYVGSNFGEASLKCNNLCKYYVGVLNKKTMQMEVHSAQVFNLCPIIPGETVETTKAQDTSLSYRDKVDSLVEAFGTSKQKRSLNSRRLNQVCSETLHHAVAKAADTVIEQKGLEALQQEVAESQEELALHLPPCYADADTPENVYLFEDLLSPAEFEALEEGGAKMAALTPEELQKMRDDRQCLCAVNILENMQTAGEEMRDKMSRCAYYLSLLLKLAQQKYVARKFGKEQGCPRIIQSKLFRNFTVETFNNGRVQNFVTSSMHSKLAAYCLALLLHVGHMTADLTLLHRDLGITEARMIEVAKSMRLTLIRPPRVQDPEAGLQDTNAHKQAALVLPLVSYEQFRDRPKRRKMR; from the exons ATGTACAAAAACACAGATGAGATAAACCCAAGAAAAAAGCACCGACGGATACTG GTTGCAGAATCAGAGCGATTGTCCTATGTTGGAAGTAATTTTGGAGAAGCTTCCTTGAAATGCAACAACCTTTGCAA GTATTATGTTGGGGTGTTGAACAAGAAAACCATGCAAATGGAGGTGCATAGTGCGCAGGTCTTCAACTTGTGCCCTATTATACCAG GTGAAACAGTAGAGACAACAAAGGCTCAGGACACTTCCTTGTCATACAGAGACAAG GTTGACTCGTTGGTTGAGGCTTTTGGCACCAGCAAACAGAAGAGATCTCTGAACTCACGCAGGCTGAACCAGGTGTGCAGCGAAACTCTGCACCACGCAGTGGCTAAAGCTGCCGACACCGTGATTGAGCAGAAGGGACTGGAAG CTTTGCAACAAGAAGTGGCCGAGTCGCAGGAAGAGCTGGCTCTCCACCTGCCCCCCTGCTATGCTGACGCTGACACCCCCGAGAACGTCTACCTATTTGAAGATC TTCTGAGTCCAGCTGAGTTTGAAGCTCTGGAGGAGGGTGGAGCCAAGATGGCAGCCCTGACCcctgaggagctgcagaagatgAGAGATGACAGACA GTGTCTGTGTGCTGTGAACATTCTTGAGAATATGCAAACTGCTGGTGAAGAGATGAGGGATAAAATGTCACGCTGTGCATATTACCTCTCACTGCTCCTCAAGCTGGCGCAGCAGAAATATGTTGCTCGAAAGT TTGGGAAGGAGCAAGGCTGTCCTCGCATCATTCAGAGCAAACTGTTCAGAAACTTCACTGTGGAGACTTTCAACAATGGCAG AGTCCAGAACTTTGTAACTTCATCCATGCATTCAAAATTAGCAGCCTACTGTCTGGCCCTGCTGCTGCatgtgggtcacatgaccgctGACCTCACCTTACTACATCGTGATCTGGGAATCACAGAGGCCAG AATGATCGAAGTAGCAAAGTCTATGAGACTGACTCTAATTAGACCGCCTCGGGTCCAGGATCCCGAGGCTGGACTGCaagacacaaacgcacacaaacaGGCCGCCCTCGTTCTTCCCCTGGTCTCATACGAACAGTTCAGGGACAGACCGAAACGTCGGAAAATGCGCTAA
- the polr1e gene encoding DNA-directed RNA polymerase I subunit RPA49 isoform X1, whose product MAASCSFVRCGDEKDSDKVAIVRFSNGSVKNADRLDFTMYKNTDEINPRKKHRRILVAESERLSYVGSNFGEASLKCNNLCKYYVGVLNKKTMQMEVHSAQVFNLCPIIPGETVETTKAQDTSLSYRDKVDSLVEAFGTSKQKRSLNSRRLNQVCSETLHHAVAKAADTVIEQKGLEALQQEVAESQEELALHLPPCYADADTPENVYLFEDLLSPAEFEALEEGGAKMAALTPEELQKMRDDRQCLCAVNILENMQTAGEEMRDKMSRCAYYLSLLLKLAQQKYVARKFGKEQGCPRIIQSKLFRNFTVETFNNGRVQNFVTSSMHSKLAAYCLALLLHVGHMTADLTLLHRDLGITEARMIEVAKSMRLTLIRPPRVQDPEAGLQDTNAHKQAALVLPLVSYEQFRDRPKRRKMR is encoded by the exons ATGGCTGCGTCCTGCTCGTTCGTGCGCTGCGGCGATGAGAAAGATTCCGATAAAGTCGCTATTg TCCGATTTTCAAATGGAAGTGTCAAAAATGCAGACAGACTAGATTTCACAATGTACAAAAACACAGATGAGATAAACCCAAGAAAAAAGCACCGACGGATACTG GTTGCAGAATCAGAGCGATTGTCCTATGTTGGAAGTAATTTTGGAGAAGCTTCCTTGAAATGCAACAACCTTTGCAA GTATTATGTTGGGGTGTTGAACAAGAAAACCATGCAAATGGAGGTGCATAGTGCGCAGGTCTTCAACTTGTGCCCTATTATACCAG GTGAAACAGTAGAGACAACAAAGGCTCAGGACACTTCCTTGTCATACAGAGACAAG GTTGACTCGTTGGTTGAGGCTTTTGGCACCAGCAAACAGAAGAGATCTCTGAACTCACGCAGGCTGAACCAGGTGTGCAGCGAAACTCTGCACCACGCAGTGGCTAAAGCTGCCGACACCGTGATTGAGCAGAAGGGACTGGAAG CTTTGCAACAAGAAGTGGCCGAGTCGCAGGAAGAGCTGGCTCTCCACCTGCCCCCCTGCTATGCTGACGCTGACACCCCCGAGAACGTCTACCTATTTGAAGATC TTCTGAGTCCAGCTGAGTTTGAAGCTCTGGAGGAGGGTGGAGCCAAGATGGCAGCCCTGACCcctgaggagctgcagaagatgAGAGATGACAGACA GTGTCTGTGTGCTGTGAACATTCTTGAGAATATGCAAACTGCTGGTGAAGAGATGAGGGATAAAATGTCACGCTGTGCATATTACCTCTCACTGCTCCTCAAGCTGGCGCAGCAGAAATATGTTGCTCGAAAGT TTGGGAAGGAGCAAGGCTGTCCTCGCATCATTCAGAGCAAACTGTTCAGAAACTTCACTGTGGAGACTTTCAACAATGGCAG AGTCCAGAACTTTGTAACTTCATCCATGCATTCAAAATTAGCAGCCTACTGTCTGGCCCTGCTGCTGCatgtgggtcacatgaccgctGACCTCACCTTACTACATCGTGATCTGGGAATCACAGAGGCCAG AATGATCGAAGTAGCAAAGTCTATGAGACTGACTCTAATTAGACCGCCTCGGGTCCAGGATCCCGAGGCTGGACTGCaagacacaaacgcacacaaacaGGCCGCCCTCGTTCTTCCCCTGGTCTCATACGAACAGTTCAGGGACAGACCGAAACGTCGGAAAATGCGCTAA
- the LOC130527798 gene encoding zinc finger and BTB domain-containing protein 5 isoform X2 yields the protein MVVTAEAFAALVDMMYTSTLMLGESNVMDILLAASHLHLNNVVKACKHYLTTRTLPMSPASERSTLHHPQQEPQRLRQQQVTDLATNPPGASNANLAPNTATSKLQRSFLLQQLGLSLVSSALGGMEVDSVENAGSREGIEQRASFPIRRFHKRKPSMTMALSEERPRQRQRPSTPNTGMLGDGGAHARREEGALLSPDSHKIGDGSKLESTIAGQVRLSQEDPQMPSQSDSGHCDGEELGRMQVGVNKEEDMEEQDHGGSRAGVKIKSAVEEDANEQKVVIKREPLSSPEPTDETSDVTSQAEGSDPAEPRGHDEEEKAELSPQSSDRSFTSEPRPSSESLLQPREQLHLKSSLGGGAGVAGGFVCSNGLAAKAAFTISSFLGPKDFRSGETGLVAGEDELPNTTTGDTLKHHFLMRQEAGGLSSSTPSSLLQAGPLEAESRTGNLQPDSFFLRSVHEGLGDARGSAGGGNGGHEGEYPFALDFQHSNLGLHSLGRHSRGGGDVTVQGLGYPGYRRIAPKMASHRGEEGINGVLQDATAPSSSLASPLLLNKCGGYEMSSSRPTSLPPQLTRASADVLSKCKKALSEHNVLVVEGARKYACKICCKTFLTLTDCKKHIRVHTGEKPYACLKCGKRFSQSSHLYKHSKTTCLRWQNSSSTLL from the exons ATG GTGGTGACCGCAGAGGCTTTTGCCGCACTGGTTGACATGATGTACACCTCCACCCTGATGCTAGGGGAGAGCAATGTCATGGACATCCTGCTCGCCGCCTCACATCTTCACCTCAACAATGTGGTCAAGGCCTGCAAACATTACCTGACCACACGCACGCTGCCCATGTCCCCTGCATCGGAGAGATCCACCCTTCATCACCCTCAGCAGGAGCCGCAGAGGCTCAGGCAGCAGCAAGTAACGGATTTAGCGACGAACCCCCCTGGAGCGAGTAACGCTAACCTGGCGCCAAACACCGCCACTTCGAAACTGCAGCgctctttcctcctgcagcagttgGGACTTAGCTTGGTGAGCTCAGCACTGGGCGGGATGGAAGTGGACAGTGTTGAAAATGCGGGCTCCAGGGAGGGGATCGAACAGAGAGCCTCGTTCCCCATCCGACGCTTCCACAAACGGAAGCCCTCTATGACCATGGCTTTGTCAGAGGAGAGGCCCAGACAAAGGCAACGGCCCTCCACTCCTAACACGGGCATGCTAGGAGACGGAGGGGCGCATGCACGGCGAGAGGAAGGAGCATTACTGTCCCCAGACTCCCACAAGATAGGGGATGGATCCAAATTAGAAAGCACAATTGCAGGCCAAGTTAGGTTGTCCCAAGAAGACCCTCAGATGCCAAGTCAGTCGGACAGCGGACACTGTGATGGGGAGGAGTTGGGGAGAATGCAGGTTGGGGTGAACAaagaggaggacatggaggagcaggaccatgggggcagcagagctggagTGAAGATCAAGTCTGCGGTGGAGGAGGATGCCAATGAACAGAAG GTGGTGATTAAACGAGAGCCGCTGAGTTCCCCCGAGCCGACCGATGAGACCAGCGATGTGACCTCACAGGCTGAGGGCAGCGATCCAGCTGAGCCCCGAGGCCAcgatgaggaggaaaaagctGAGCTCAGCCCTCAGAGCAGCGACCGCAGCTTTACTTCCGAACCTCGGCCGAGCTCCGAATCACTGCTGCAGCCCAGAGAGCAGCTTCATCTCAAAAGCAGTCTGGGAGGGGGCGCCGGCGTCGCAGGGGGCTTCGTCTGCAGTAACGGCCTGGCTGCTAAAGCTGCTTTCACTATTTCTTCTTTCCTCGGACCCAAAGATTTCAGGAGTGGTGAGACAGGATTGGTTGCTGGAGAAGATGAGCTCCCGAACACAACAACTGGCGATACACTCAAACATCACTTTCTAATGAGGCAGGAAGCTGGCGGACTATCAAGCTCCaccccttcctctcttctgcaGGCAGGTCCGCTGGAAGCCGAGAGTCGAACCGGCAACCTACAGCCCGATTCCTTTTTTCTCCGGTCTGTTCATGAGGGTTTAGGGGATGCTAGAGGAAGTGCAGGAGGTGGTAACGGAGGACATGAAGGAGAATACCCTTTTGCTTTGGATTTCCAGCACTCCAATCTGGGGCTTCACTCCTTGGGCCGCCATTcccgaggggggggggacgtgacCGTACAGGGACTGGGTTATCCGGGCTACAGACGCATTGCCCCAAAAATGGCTTCCCATCGAGGAGAGGAAGGAATAAACGGCGTTCTGCAGGATGCCACCGCTCCTTCATCAAGCTTGGCGAGCCCCCTGCTTCTAAACAAGTGTGGAGGCTATGAGATGAGCAGCAGTAGACCCacttccctcccccctcagcTGACCCGAGCTTCAGCTGACGTCCTGTCCAAGTGCAAGAAggccctgtcggagcataacGTGTTGGTGGTGGAGGGCGCTCGAAAGTATGCCTGCAAAATCTGCTGCAAGaccttcctcaccctcaccGACTGCAAGAAACACATCCGAGTCCACACGGGAGAGAAGCCGTACGCCTGTCTGAAGTGTGGGAAGCGCTTCAGTCAGTCCTCACACCTGTACAAACACTCTAAGACCACCTGTCTGCGCTGGCAGAACAGTAGCAGCACTCTGCTGTAG
- the LOC130527798 gene encoding zinc finger and BTB domain-containing protein 5 isoform X1: protein MDFPGHFEQIFQQLNYQRVHGQLWDCVIVVGSRHFKAHRSVLAACSTHFRALFTVAEGDASMNMIQLDSEVVTAEAFAALVDMMYTSTLMLGESNVMDILLAASHLHLNNVVKACKHYLTTRTLPMSPASERSTLHHPQQEPQRLRQQQVTDLATNPPGASNANLAPNTATSKLQRSFLLQQLGLSLVSSALGGMEVDSVENAGSREGIEQRASFPIRRFHKRKPSMTMALSEERPRQRQRPSTPNTGMLGDGGAHARREEGALLSPDSHKIGDGSKLESTIAGQVRLSQEDPQMPSQSDSGHCDGEELGRMQVGVNKEEDMEEQDHGGSRAGVKIKSAVEEDANEQKVVIKREPLSSPEPTDETSDVTSQAEGSDPAEPRGHDEEEKAELSPQSSDRSFTSEPRPSSESLLQPREQLHLKSSLGGGAGVAGGFVCSNGLAAKAAFTISSFLGPKDFRSGETGLVAGEDELPNTTTGDTLKHHFLMRQEAGGLSSSTPSSLLQAGPLEAESRTGNLQPDSFFLRSVHEGLGDARGSAGGGNGGHEGEYPFALDFQHSNLGLHSLGRHSRGGGDVTVQGLGYPGYRRIAPKMASHRGEEGINGVLQDATAPSSSLASPLLLNKCGGYEMSSSRPTSLPPQLTRASADVLSKCKKALSEHNVLVVEGARKYACKICCKTFLTLTDCKKHIRVHTGEKPYACLKCGKRFSQSSHLYKHSKTTCLRWQNSSSTLL from the exons ATGGACTTCCCAGGTCACTTTGAGCAGATCTTTCAGCAGCTCAACTACCAGCGTGTCCATGGTCAGTTGTGGGATTGTGTCATTGTGGTGGGCAGCAGACACTTCAAGGCCCACCGCTCTGTGCTGGCAGCCTGTAGCACCCATTTCAGAGCCCTGTTCACTGTGGCAGAAGGAGACGCCAGCATGAATATGATCCAGCTGGATAGTGAG GTGGTGACCGCAGAGGCTTTTGCCGCACTGGTTGACATGATGTACACCTCCACCCTGATGCTAGGGGAGAGCAATGTCATGGACATCCTGCTCGCCGCCTCACATCTTCACCTCAACAATGTGGTCAAGGCCTGCAAACATTACCTGACCACACGCACGCTGCCCATGTCCCCTGCATCGGAGAGATCCACCCTTCATCACCCTCAGCAGGAGCCGCAGAGGCTCAGGCAGCAGCAAGTAACGGATTTAGCGACGAACCCCCCTGGAGCGAGTAACGCTAACCTGGCGCCAAACACCGCCACTTCGAAACTGCAGCgctctttcctcctgcagcagttgGGACTTAGCTTGGTGAGCTCAGCACTGGGCGGGATGGAAGTGGACAGTGTTGAAAATGCGGGCTCCAGGGAGGGGATCGAACAGAGAGCCTCGTTCCCCATCCGACGCTTCCACAAACGGAAGCCCTCTATGACCATGGCTTTGTCAGAGGAGAGGCCCAGACAAAGGCAACGGCCCTCCACTCCTAACACGGGCATGCTAGGAGACGGAGGGGCGCATGCACGGCGAGAGGAAGGAGCATTACTGTCCCCAGACTCCCACAAGATAGGGGATGGATCCAAATTAGAAAGCACAATTGCAGGCCAAGTTAGGTTGTCCCAAGAAGACCCTCAGATGCCAAGTCAGTCGGACAGCGGACACTGTGATGGGGAGGAGTTGGGGAGAATGCAGGTTGGGGTGAACAaagaggaggacatggaggagcaggaccatgggggcagcagagctggagTGAAGATCAAGTCTGCGGTGGAGGAGGATGCCAATGAACAGAAG GTGGTGATTAAACGAGAGCCGCTGAGTTCCCCCGAGCCGACCGATGAGACCAGCGATGTGACCTCACAGGCTGAGGGCAGCGATCCAGCTGAGCCCCGAGGCCAcgatgaggaggaaaaagctGAGCTCAGCCCTCAGAGCAGCGACCGCAGCTTTACTTCCGAACCTCGGCCGAGCTCCGAATCACTGCTGCAGCCCAGAGAGCAGCTTCATCTCAAAAGCAGTCTGGGAGGGGGCGCCGGCGTCGCAGGGGGCTTCGTCTGCAGTAACGGCCTGGCTGCTAAAGCTGCTTTCACTATTTCTTCTTTCCTCGGACCCAAAGATTTCAGGAGTGGTGAGACAGGATTGGTTGCTGGAGAAGATGAGCTCCCGAACACAACAACTGGCGATACACTCAAACATCACTTTCTAATGAGGCAGGAAGCTGGCGGACTATCAAGCTCCaccccttcctctcttctgcaGGCAGGTCCGCTGGAAGCCGAGAGTCGAACCGGCAACCTACAGCCCGATTCCTTTTTTCTCCGGTCTGTTCATGAGGGTTTAGGGGATGCTAGAGGAAGTGCAGGAGGTGGTAACGGAGGACATGAAGGAGAATACCCTTTTGCTTTGGATTTCCAGCACTCCAATCTGGGGCTTCACTCCTTGGGCCGCCATTcccgaggggggggggacgtgacCGTACAGGGACTGGGTTATCCGGGCTACAGACGCATTGCCCCAAAAATGGCTTCCCATCGAGGAGAGGAAGGAATAAACGGCGTTCTGCAGGATGCCACCGCTCCTTCATCAAGCTTGGCGAGCCCCCTGCTTCTAAACAAGTGTGGAGGCTATGAGATGAGCAGCAGTAGACCCacttccctcccccctcagcTGACCCGAGCTTCAGCTGACGTCCTGTCCAAGTGCAAGAAggccctgtcggagcataacGTGTTGGTGGTGGAGGGCGCTCGAAAGTATGCCTGCAAAATCTGCTGCAAGaccttcctcaccctcaccGACTGCAAGAAACACATCCGAGTCCACACGGGAGAGAAGCCGTACGCCTGTCTGAAGTGTGGGAAGCGCTTCAGTCAGTCCTCACACCTGTACAAACACTCTAAGACCACCTGTCTGCGCTGGCAGAACAGTAGCAGCACTCTGCTGTAG
- the grhprb gene encoding glyoxylate reductase/hydroxypyruvate reductase b, with protein MAMLCSRTALRRLQPICVSQLKVAEGLTSSTPREMSTLPRVYVTRQIPPEGLKILRESGKVQFELWDSDDISVPRKELLQRVRGVDGLLCVLTEKIDAELLDAAGPNLKVLSTMSVGFDHLSLDQLKKRGIRVGYTPEVLTDSVAELTVALLLTTSRRLVEATHEAKTGGWGTWRTLWLCGYELANSTVGILGLGRIGVAIAERLAPFKVKKFIYTDVAPRPELASIINAEYVSFDELAKQSDFLAVCCALTPETKEICNKNLFSKMKNTSIFINTSRGGVVNQEDLYQALSTGQIAAAGLDVTVPEPLPTNHPLFTLKNCVILPHIASASYTTRNAMSALAANNLLLGLQGEPMIKELKL; from the exons ATGGCAATGTTGTGCAGTCGGACAGCGCTGCGTCGGCTCCAGCCGATCTGCGTTTCTCAGCTGAAAGTGGCAGAGGGTCTTACGAGTAGTACGCCAAGGGAGATGTCAACACTGCCACGGGTGTATGTGACCCGGCAGATCCCACCCGAGGGCTTGAAGATCCTCCGTGAATCTGGAAA GGTGCAGTTCGAGCTGTGGGACTCCGATGACATCTCTGTGCCCaggaaggagctgctgcagagggtcAGAGGTGTTGACGGCCTCCTCTGTGTGCTGACTGAGAAGATCGATGCAGAGTTGTTGGATGCTGCAG GTCCAAACCTAAAGGTGCTCAGTACCATGTCTGTAGGTTTCGACCACCTCTCCTTGGATCAGTTGAAGAAAAG AGGAATCCGTGTTGGTTACACCCCTGAAGTTCTGACTGATTCTGTTGCAGAGCTGACTGTGGCCCTCCTGCTCACGACCTCTAGGCGGCTCGTAGAGGCCACACATGAAGCCAAGAC TGGGGGGTGGGGCACATGGAGAACTCTGTGGCTGTGTGGATACGAGTTAGCCAACAGCACTGTGGGTATCCTGGGCCTGGGGAGGATTG GTGTGGCCATCGCTGAGCGTCTGGCACCTTTCAAAGTCAAGAAGTTCATCTACACAGATGTGGCCCCCAGGCCTGAACTAGCTAGCATCATCAACGCAGAGTACG TGTCTTTTGACGAACTGGCGAAGCAGTCGGATTTTCTGGCCGTATGTTGCGCTTTAACGCCAGAAACAAAGGAGATCTGCAACAAGAACCTCTTCtccaaaatgaaaaacacatccATTTTCATCAACACGAGCCG GGGCGGCGTGGTGAACCAGGAAGACCTGTATCAGGCGCTGTCCACTGGCCAGATCGCTGCAGCCGGTTTGGACGTCACCGTCCCTGAGCCCCTGCCCACTAATCACCCTCTTTTTACACTCAAAAACTGCG TCATCCTCCCACATATCGCCAGCGCGTCCTATACTACCCGAAATGCGATGTCGGCGCTGGCAGCAAACAACCTCCTCCTCGGCCTTCAGGGCGAGCCCATGATCAAGGAACTCAAACTGTAA